The genomic stretch GGACGTTCTCCCAGAGCGCCCTCGTCGAGTTCGCCCCCAGCGGCAGATACTTCGCGATCGAGGACGAGGGCTCCGTCTACCTGGGCGCTGCCCGAGACTGCCGGCTGACGCGGGATGCGCCTCTGGCCACCTCTGCGATTCCTTCCCAGGGCGCCTCGTTTTCACCGGACGGCGAGCGTTTCGTCACCATCTCCAACGTTCCCGAGTCCTCCGCGCTCTGGGAAAGCGCCACGGGGAAGTGGCTGGCGCCACTGCCCACGAGCCTGGGGGCCGCCGTCATGGCGTTCTCACCGGACTCCAAGTACTTCGCGGTCGCCAACCATCCCGACGTCTACTGGATGGGACAGGCCTACCTCTTCGACGCCACCCACGGCGAGAAGAAGCCGCTGGCGGCCATCGACGGGAAGGTCAAGGCGCTCTCCTTCTCTCCTGATACGTCCCGACTCGTCGCGGTGACGGACGATGCCATCCACCTCTTCGACCCGAACTCAGGCGCGCTCGTGCGCAGAATCGACCTGAGCACGGATATCCACGTGAAGGTCCGCCATGCACAAGAGCGCTTCGGTGTCTCGGACACGTCGGGCAAGCTCCACTTCTGGCGAACCTCCGATGGCCGGCACGTGGCCGAGTTGCACCAGGGCCACCGCTCCGGCCTGGAGATGGTGCCCGATGAGGCGGGCACGCGCGTCGCCACCTTCGACTCGGACGGAGCCTATGTCTACTCGCTCCGGCTGGACGACCTGCTGCGACAGGCCTGCACGCTCATGCGCGGACGGCGCGAGTACGCACCGGTCCAGTCCATCTGCGGCACCGTCCTTCTCCCAGCAGCCCCCCTGGCGGGCCGTCCGACGCCGTGAGGCACGACGTCTCCATGAGCACCACCGCGCAAGGCCGTGAGCCGTTGCACCGGGCACGCCGCACCCTCCGCGACCTGCCGAAGGTCCGCGAGTCGCTTCACCCCGAGGGCGTGGAGGCGCTCGTCGCCACGCACTTTCCACCGTCCTGGCGCGTGCCCACCTCCGTCGTCGGCAAGGTGACTGCCGACGCCCTGCGCGACGAACTTCGTGAACTGCTGACGACGGGCGCGCAGGTCCTCGCGCGGCTGGAGCATTCGGGGGAGGACACGGCCCTCTCCGAAACCGAGCGGACGGCGCTGGAAACGGTCGTCGCCTTCTTCGGGCGCCCTGCCCTCGCCATCCGGAACGGCAGCTTTGGTGCGCCGCCCGTGGGGTGGGAGATGTTGGAGCAACACCGCGAGCACATTGAGCGGACCATCGACGCCACCGGGCGCATCGAGCTGGCCGGAAGCGGCATGCTCGGCACGGGCTTCCTGGTGACCGATGAGCTGGTGATGACCAACCGTCACGTCGCGCAGCACTTCTGTCGGCAGGCGACGGACAAGTGGGTGCTGCGGCTCGGCGTGGTGCCTCGGGTGGACTGGCTGGGTGAGCACCAGCGTGATGCCCAGGCCACCTTCCCCATCCAAGGCGTCGCGGCGGTTCACACCGTGCATGACCTGGCGCTGCTGCGACTGGGCGCTCCCAAGGGAGCGGTGCTGCGTCCCGCCCCGCTGCGGCTCGCCACCCAAGCACCGGACGCGACGGACTCCCGCGCCTTGTACTGCGTGGGCTACCCGATGAAGGACCACAGCCGGACGCCGCCCGAGGTGCTGCTGCGCATCTTCGAGGACACCTTCGGCGTGAAGCGGCTCCAGCCAGGAGAGCTGCTCTCGCTCGACCCGGCCCGGCAGCAGCTCTCCCATGACTGCTCCACGTTGGGAGGCAGCTCCGGCTCGCCCATCGTGGATTTGGAGACGCACGCCGTGCTCGGCCTGCACTTCGGTGGCACCCGACAGGAGAACCACGCCGTCGCGCTGTGGCAACTGGCGGACGACCCGCTGCTGAGTCGCGCGGGCGTCCGCTTCGCCAATCCGTGACGGGCCGCTACTGCGTCACCACGCCGCAGTCGCCCGTCATGTTCGTGGCCGGCTGTCCATTCACCGTGTTGCCAGTGAAGACGTTGTCGCGGGTGATGGCCAGCTCGCCGGTGTTCGACCCGCGGTTGCAGGTGATGACACCTCCGGCCCCACCCCGGTTGTTCACGAAGCGGTTGCCTCTCATGACGACGGTCCGGGAGCCACCGATGTCCTCCAACTGGACGGCCGCGCCGGGGCCCAGCGGGATGAAGTTGCCGTCGAACACGTTGCCCTCCAGCAGGTCATTGTCCGGCTGGAAGTAGTGGATGGCGGCACCACCGCCCAGGTCAAAGATGCCCTGCGGGTTGGGCCACGTGAGGATGGGCCGGTCCCAGAGGTCGCTCGTCAGCGAGCCGCCGAAGGCCTGCACGAAGTTGCCCCGGAACGTGTTGTTGCGCAGCACCGTGTTGCGACCGTGGGTGATGCACACCGCGCCACCGCCAGCCATCGAAGATGTGCCCGG from Myxococcus xanthus encodes the following:
- a CDS encoding trypsin-like serine peptidase, with the protein product MSTTAQGREPLHRARRTLRDLPKVRESLHPEGVEALVATHFPPSWRVPTSVVGKVTADALRDELRELLTTGAQVLARLEHSGEDTALSETERTALETVVAFFGRPALAIRNGSFGAPPVGWEMLEQHREHIERTIDATGRIELAGSGMLGTGFLVTDELVMTNRHVAQHFCRQATDKWVLRLGVVPRVDWLGEHQRDAQATFPIQGVAAVHTVHDLALLRLGAPKGAVLRPAPLRLATQAPDATDSRALYCVGYPMKDHSRTPPEVLLRIFEDTFGVKRLQPGELLSLDPARQQLSHDCSTLGGSSGSPIVDLETHAVLGLHFGGTRQENHAVALWQLADDPLLSRAGVRFANP